A genomic segment from Toxotes jaculatrix isolate fToxJac2 chromosome 6, fToxJac2.pri, whole genome shotgun sequence encodes:
- the alpi.1 gene encoding alkaline phosphatase, intestinal, tandem duplicate 1 isoform X2 gives MIVLLSLLLLTGCGCTALHELEREPAYWDAQARATLDAALKLHPRNHQAKNIILFLGDGMGVSTVSAARILRGQMEGGSGEETVLAMDTFPYVALSKTYSVDKQVADSASTATAYHCGVKANAKTVGLSANAVAYECNTTFGNEVYSVLRRAKAQGKSVGIVTTTRVQHASPAAAYAHSVSRSWYSDADLPSSARQQGCVDIATQMVTNVDIDVILGGGRMYMTPKGTPDPEYPTSNSRKGDRKDKMNLIDVWLKAKPNKKSHYVWHRKEFDEINAKTTDRLMGLFEPKDMRFEVFRNSTRDPSIVEMTEKAIQILSKNPNGYFLFVEGGRIDHGHHDGIAKLALTEAVMFDRAIQRAAQLTKESDTLTVVTADHSHVFTFGGNTPRGNPIFGLAPKKADDKMPFTSILYANGPGYVHVNGTRENITMVDYYDEEYMQQAAVPLDAETHGGEDVAIYAKGPMAHLFHGVKEQNYVAHVMAYAACLEPYTNCPPHPHNHTSTGCVNTPSSLLFGVLGLLWLFR, from the exons ATGATAGTGTTGTTAAGCTTACTTCTCCTCACTGGATGCGGCTGCACAG CACTGCATGAACTTGAGAGGGAGCCGGCATACTGGGATGCTCAAGCGAGGGCAACACTGgatgctgcactgaaactccaCCCGCGCAATCACCAGGCCAAGAACATCATCCTGTTCCTCGGCGACG GGATGGGTGTGTCCACAGTGTCGGCAGCTCGAATCCTGCGGGGTCAAATGGAAGGTGGATCAGGGGAGGAGACGGTGCTGGCCATGGACACTTTCCCCTATGTAGCCCTGTCTAAG ACCTACAGTGTGGATAAACAGGTAGCTGACAGCGCTAGCACGGCTACAGCCTACCACTGTGGGGTGAAGGCCAACGCTAAGACAGTAGGACTCAGCGCTAATGCAGTGGCCTACGAGTGTAACACCACTTTCGGTAACGAGGTCTACTCGGTATTACGACGTGCCAAGGCACAAG GTAAATCAGTTGGTATAGTGACAACCACCCGTGTCCAGCACGCCTCCCCAGCTGCTGCCTATGCACACTCTGTCAGCCGCAGTTGGTACAGTGATGCAGATCTTCCTTCCAGCGCCCGCCAACAGGGCTGTGTGGACATTGCCACCCAAATGGTTACCAACGTTGACATTGAT GTGATTctggggggagggaggatgTACATGACACCAAAAGGCACCCCAGACCCAGAGTACCCCACCTCCAACTCTCGCAAGGGGGACCGCAAAGACAAGATGAACCTCATTGACGTGTGGCTAAAGGCTAAGCCT aacAAGAAATCACACTATGTTTGGCACAGGAAGGAGTTTGATGAGATTAATGCTAAGACTACTGACCGGCTCATGG GTCTGTTTGAGCCAAAGGACATGAGATTTGAGGTTTTCCGGAACAGCACACGAGACCCCTCCATTGTGGAGATGACAGAGAAAGCCATACAAATCCTCAGCAAGAATCCCAACGGATATTTCCTGTTTGTGGAAG GAGGGAGAATTGATCACGGCCATCATGATGGCATTGCCAAGCTGGCCCTGACAGAGGCTGTGATGTTTGACAGAGCCATTCAGCGCGCTGCACAGCTGACCAAAGAATCAGATACACTGACCGTGGTTACTGCTGACCACTCCCACGTCTTCACCTTTGGTGGTAACACACCTCGAGGGAATCCCATCTTTG GTCTGGCACCAAAGAAAGCTGATGACAAAATGCCTTTCACCAGCATCCTGTACGCCAACGGCCCCGGTTATGTCCATGTAAATGGAACCAGAGAAAACATCACAATGGTGGATTACT ACGATGAGGAGTACATGCAGCAGGCTGCTGTCCCGTTGGATGCTGAGACACACGGTGGAGAGGATGTAGCCATCTACGCCAAAGGCCCAATGGCTCACCTGTTCCACGGGGTGAAAGAGCAGAACTATGTGGCACACGTCATGGCCTACGCTGCCTGTTTGGAGCCCTACACAAACTGCCCTCCTCACCCTCACAACCACACCTCAACTGGATGTGTGAACACACCCTCAAGCCTCCTGTTTGGCGTGCTTGGGCTCCTCTGGTTGTTCAGATga
- the alpi.1 gene encoding alkaline phosphatase, intestinal, tandem duplicate 1 isoform X1 translates to MQMPQCRGPSLLLILLCLILLALGQAAVDSQALHELEREPAYWDAQARATLDAALKLHPRNHQAKNIILFLGDGMGVSTVSAARILRGQMEGGSGEETVLAMDTFPYVALSKTYSVDKQVADSASTATAYHCGVKANAKTVGLSANAVAYECNTTFGNEVYSVLRRAKAQGKSVGIVTTTRVQHASPAAAYAHSVSRSWYSDADLPSSARQQGCVDIATQMVTNVDIDVILGGGRMYMTPKGTPDPEYPTSNSRKGDRKDKMNLIDVWLKAKPNKKSHYVWHRKEFDEINAKTTDRLMGLFEPKDMRFEVFRNSTRDPSIVEMTEKAIQILSKNPNGYFLFVEGGRIDHGHHDGIAKLALTEAVMFDRAIQRAAQLTKESDTLTVVTADHSHVFTFGGNTPRGNPIFGLAPKKADDKMPFTSILYANGPGYVHVNGTRENITMVDYYDEEYMQQAAVPLDAETHGGEDVAIYAKGPMAHLFHGVKEQNYVAHVMAYAACLEPYTNCPPHPHNHTSTGCVNTPSSLLFGVLGLLWLFR, encoded by the exons ATGCAGATGCCACAGTGCAGGGGCCCCAGTCTCCTGCTCATTCTTCTGTGCCTCATCCTGCTGGCTTTGGGTCAGGCTGCTGTGGACAGCCAAG CACTGCATGAACTTGAGAGGGAGCCGGCATACTGGGATGCTCAAGCGAGGGCAACACTGgatgctgcactgaaactccaCCCGCGCAATCACCAGGCCAAGAACATCATCCTGTTCCTCGGCGACG GGATGGGTGTGTCCACAGTGTCGGCAGCTCGAATCCTGCGGGGTCAAATGGAAGGTGGATCAGGGGAGGAGACGGTGCTGGCCATGGACACTTTCCCCTATGTAGCCCTGTCTAAG ACCTACAGTGTGGATAAACAGGTAGCTGACAGCGCTAGCACGGCTACAGCCTACCACTGTGGGGTGAAGGCCAACGCTAAGACAGTAGGACTCAGCGCTAATGCAGTGGCCTACGAGTGTAACACCACTTTCGGTAACGAGGTCTACTCGGTATTACGACGTGCCAAGGCACAAG GTAAATCAGTTGGTATAGTGACAACCACCCGTGTCCAGCACGCCTCCCCAGCTGCTGCCTATGCACACTCTGTCAGCCGCAGTTGGTACAGTGATGCAGATCTTCCTTCCAGCGCCCGCCAACAGGGCTGTGTGGACATTGCCACCCAAATGGTTACCAACGTTGACATTGAT GTGATTctggggggagggaggatgTACATGACACCAAAAGGCACCCCAGACCCAGAGTACCCCACCTCCAACTCTCGCAAGGGGGACCGCAAAGACAAGATGAACCTCATTGACGTGTGGCTAAAGGCTAAGCCT aacAAGAAATCACACTATGTTTGGCACAGGAAGGAGTTTGATGAGATTAATGCTAAGACTACTGACCGGCTCATGG GTCTGTTTGAGCCAAAGGACATGAGATTTGAGGTTTTCCGGAACAGCACACGAGACCCCTCCATTGTGGAGATGACAGAGAAAGCCATACAAATCCTCAGCAAGAATCCCAACGGATATTTCCTGTTTGTGGAAG GAGGGAGAATTGATCACGGCCATCATGATGGCATTGCCAAGCTGGCCCTGACAGAGGCTGTGATGTTTGACAGAGCCATTCAGCGCGCTGCACAGCTGACCAAAGAATCAGATACACTGACCGTGGTTACTGCTGACCACTCCCACGTCTTCACCTTTGGTGGTAACACACCTCGAGGGAATCCCATCTTTG GTCTGGCACCAAAGAAAGCTGATGACAAAATGCCTTTCACCAGCATCCTGTACGCCAACGGCCCCGGTTATGTCCATGTAAATGGAACCAGAGAAAACATCACAATGGTGGATTACT ACGATGAGGAGTACATGCAGCAGGCTGCTGTCCCGTTGGATGCTGAGACACACGGTGGAGAGGATGTAGCCATCTACGCCAAAGGCCCAATGGCTCACCTGTTCCACGGGGTGAAAGAGCAGAACTATGTGGCACACGTCATGGCCTACGCTGCCTGTTTGGAGCCCTACACAAACTGCCCTCCTCACCCTCACAACCACACCTCAACTGGATGTGTGAACACACCCTCAAGCCTCCTGTTTGGCGTGCTTGGGCTCCTCTGGTTGTTCAGATga